The genomic region AGCATGCGGATCATGACGCGCATGATCACGAGGCGCATGAGCATGAGGATCATGATGAGCATGATCACAAGGCGCAAGAGCATGCGGACCCTGATCACGCAATGGGTGCGCAAGAAGGCTCAACCGGTGAGACAGCCGCCATGGATCCGCACATCTGGCTCGACCCGCACAATGGCGCCGTGATGGCCGCGCACATGGCCGCCGTGTTGGGGAAAGCGGACCCCGCCAACGCCGCGCTCTATACGGAAAACGCTCGTCGTTTCGCGCAGAACCTGGCGCAATGGGAGGCTCATGCGCGCACGCGTCTGGCGCCGCTGCGGGGCGCGCCCTACCTGGTGTTCCATGATGCCTATCATGCGTTTGAAGCCCATTTCGGCCTCACGCCGGTGGGGGCCATCAGCATCAGTCCGGAGCGGCGTCCCGGCGCCAAGCGACTGCATGAACTGCGTCGTATCGTGCAACAACGCAACGCGCGCTGCCTGTTCAGCGAGCCACAATTCCCTTCGGCCATTGCGCAGTCGGTGATTGAGGGCTCGGCGGCGCGTCTTGGGGTGCTCGACCCGCTGGGCGCAGAGCTGAAACCGGGGCCGGACGCCTATCTCCAGTTGCTGGATCAACTGGTGGAGAGTCTGACGGCGTGTCTGGGCGCAGAGGCGGCGTCCCATTGATGCGCGCACGGCGTTGAAATGCGCCGACAGGAGACTCACGCGCTCCCGGCCATGACGGCTGGGAGCGCGTCCTCTTCGGTAGGCGCGTCGCCGCGTTAGGCGGCACAAGTGCGGCTTATACAGCGATAGGAAACCAAACCTGCACAGAACGGCCAATGTTTGTGTGACGTAGCTTGAGCTTGCGCTGACTATTGGCCGCCGACCAGTCGGCGGCGGGGGCTGGGGGCGGCGCCCCCAGCGGGTGTAATGGAATGGTCCGCTCCGCTACCCAAACGGCCTCGCAATGGGCCAAGATGGTGGTGTGTTTTTCCATCTCAACGGAGTCGGAGCGGACCATGAGCAATCATATCGAAAACGGACAGGTACGGGTACTGGGTATTGATCTGGGCAAGAGCGTGTTTCAGTTGCATGGCGTCGATGCGCGCGGCAAGAGCGTTCTGAAACAGCGCTTGAAACGAGATAAGTTACTGGAGTTCATGGCGCAACTGCCGCCGTGCCTGGTGGGGATGGAAGCCAGTAGCGGCGCCCACCATTGGGCGCGGAAATTTCAGGGATATGGGCATGAGACGCGTCTGATGGCGCCGCAATATGTGAAGCCCTACGTCAAGCGGCACAAGAACGACAGCGTGGACGCCGAAGCGATTTGCGAAGCGGTCCAGCGGCCCAACATGCGCTTTGTGGGGATCAAAAGCGTTGCCCAGCAAGAGATATTGGCGCTGCATCGGATACGCAGTTTGGCGGTGAAGAACCGCACGGCGTTGGTGAATCAGATTCGGGGACTGCTGGCAGAGTATGGGATCGTATTTCCCAAGAGCATTAAGCAGGCGCGACGAGCGATTGTGCTGATTTTGAGTGATGAGAGTCTGGAATTGAGTCCGCTGTTTTTGCGCTTGCTGGAGGAGGAGTGTGAGGAGTTGACGCGTCTGGATGAGCGCATAGCGATGTATGACAATGAGATTGAGGCGCTGGCCAAGGCGGATCCACAGTGTCGGCTACTGATGACGATCCCGGGAGTGGGGCCAATCACGGCGACGGCGCTGTTGGCGTCGGTGGGGGATGTGCGGGCGTTTAAGAATGGCCGAGAGCTGTCGGCGTGGATAGGGTTGGTTCCCAATCAGCACTCCACAGGGGGCAAGGCGTGGCTGACGGGGATCAGCAAGCGTGGCAATGGTTATCTTCGCACCTTGTTGATTCATGGCGCGCGGGCGGTGTTGCGTGTAGCGGAGAAAAAGCCGGACCGCCGCAGCCGGTGGGTGGTGTCGGTGTCGGAACGCCGCGGCGCGAATAAAGCGGTGGTGGCGCTGGCCAACCGCATGGCGCGCAGCGCATGGGCGATGCTGGTGAAGCAGGAGGCCTATCAGGTCAGAGCCACTGTGTAGAGAGAGTGCAATACAACTCTAAAAGAAAAACAGGCCGATAAGGAAAGAACAAGAGATCCCACCAGCCAGGTTGCGAGAGAGAGTCGAGATTGATGGCGTGAAACGGCATAGCCCTGCGTGGCCAAAAACCTGTTCTGCCCAAGGGCCCATAGAGGTCGAGGGTGTGTTGAGGAGGGCCACGCGCAAATTCCATCAGGGCCAGAGGGCGACAAGCCCCTCATCAACAGGCCGGATACATGGGCGCAACTAAGCCTCACACATCAATGGATATTTTCTCTTGCTGTGGCGGAGCGGACCATACATGGGCAGAGCCCACGGTTTGGTTGTTGGGAGCTCGAGGGCAGAGCCCTCGATATCTTTCATCTCTTCGGGTTCAATTCCCCGCAGCTTGCTGCGTAAAATGGCTGGATAAGCGAATACATTCATAAGATCCATAACGTTACGGTGCTGATGTACCACTTGGTGTTCCCCGCCAAGTATCGGCGTGCGGTCTTTGACGAGAGAGTAGACGAAGTACTCAAAGAAGTCTGTCTGGAGATTGAGCAGCGCTACCAACTGAAATTTCTAGAGATAGGAACAGATAAGGACCATGTGCATTTTCTGGTTCAGTCAGTTCCGACCTACAGCGTCACGAAGATCGTGAAAATGGTGAAGAGTCTGACGGCGCCAGAAATATTCAAACGGTGTCCGCATGTGAAGAAACAGCTGTGGGTGGTGAGTTTTGGACAGATGGATATTTTGCCAGCACAGTAGGAAAGCATGGGGATGAAAACATGATTGGTCGCTATGTAAAAAACCAGGGTATGGAATACGCAAAATTGCACGAAGCTAAGCAGTTAGCGCTCTTCTGATACCCCGCTGCTTACAGCGGGGTTGTTCATTCGCCAAAATTGCCAATGTCCAATGTTGAATGCGACGGTCAATATGTGGACAGATATCGAATCGCGCCGGATCCCGTCTGTCGGGCGGCGGCGTTAATCTCCGTCGCCATCGCCGCCCCCATCGCCGCCCCCATCGCCACCGCCGCCACTCCCCGAATCTCCTCCCGCCCCGCTCAAATCTCCGGCGATGTGGTCAAACACCGGCAGCGCCGCCAAGCGATCCAACTCTGCCAGCGCCTGTTGCGTCCACTGCGGGTTGAGCGCATCGAGGGTCTGGCGTAACCGCTGTGCATCGGCAGGCGTCAGGCGCAGGCCCATGAGGGGCGCTTCGCCATGGCGCAACGCGGTGGCGGGGAACAGGCGGCCATGGCGCTGGCGAATGGCGAACAGCGACCACCCCAGTGTGATCTCTTCCACCGATAACCAACCATCGCTATCCAGATCAAAACCCGCCAGCCAGCTTAAATCGATTTGCCCGGGTTCCGGTGTGGGGGGAATGTGTTTCAGCGCGATGGGGCGCAGATTCGGCCAGGGGGCGGTTGTGTGCTGGGGCGAGGCGTCCGATGGCGCGCCCAACAGATCCAGATAGGCGCGTGGCGTTGCGTCGGGCAGCGCAACGCGCACCTGTTCCAGCGGGGTCGCCGGGGCAGGCGTCCCGGCGCAGCCGATCAACCCCAGGCAAGTCATCAATAACGCGCTCAGCGCCATGGCGAATTTTGCAGACAATCGCGCATTAGTCATGTGTCGCTCCCGGCAGATGCGTTGCCGCCAAGCGGAAGCCCAGATCGTCGGCGCTGTGCTGGGCGTCGGCGCGGAACAGCAGATCGTCACGCGCCGAGGGCCGCGGCGTGCGCCAACTGCCGCCCAGATATTGGGATTTGTTGGCGGGCGATGGCTCGGCGATCCACTCAAACACATTGCCGCGCAGATGTCGCGGCGTGGCGTTGGCCGCGTCCATGGCCGGGGCGCTGATTACATAGCCATCGGCGCAGGGGGCGAACAGCCAGGGGAAGCGGCTGAAGTGTTTGCGCGCGCTCTGATCCAGCAGATTGGTCGCCGTACAGTCCGCGCCGTTGGCGGCGTCAAATTGATGCGCGGCGCGGCGCCACTGCTGTGCGCTGGGCAGGACGAATCGCGCGGGGGCATCCGCTGAAAGCCACTGGGCGAAGGCTTGCGCCTGCGCGTGGCTCACGCGCACCACGGGCTGTTGCGGCGTGTTGAGGGTGAGCCCTTCAAACGCGCCGCTGTCGTGCTGGGCGTCGAACAGACGGAATTGGGCGTTGGTAATCTCAAATTGACTGAGCCAGAAGCCGGGCGCGCACGGTTTGGCGCTGGCGGCGGGTTCGCAATCTCCGGGGATCCACACAAAGGGGATGCCGGTGCGCGGTTCGCGCCACACGCCGTCGACTAGGGGCGGCGGAGCGGGCTGAGACGCGGCGGCAGCGAGGTTCGACTGGCTGGCGCTGGGCGCCTCAGGCTTGCGGGCGGCCAGTTGGAACACAAAATCGCCGCGGTCGAAGTCGGGGTCGCGCAGTTTGCCATAGCGCGGGGTCTGACTGTTGTGGGTGTAGTTGCTGATGCGATCGCTCAGGAACATGCCCAGTTCGCTGCCGGTGAGGAAGCCGTCCTGGTTGAAATCCGCCTGTCGCTGCCCGCGCAGAGCATCGACGAACAGCCGCCGAAACAGGCCGTCGTCGCTGACCGATTGCCCGGCGTCGCCGGAGGTGAGGAATTGGCGCACCGGCAATCCGGTGGCGCGGGAGATGGCGGGCGGCTGGGCCGAGCGCGCGCTCTCAAACACCGATCCGGCGAAGCAGGCGTCGAACACCGCCAGGATGTGCTTGGCTTTGGCCAGTCGCATCAATTCGCCAAAGCGGCGCAGAGAGAGGGTGTTGAAGCGGAACTGCGCGCCTGCTTCAGGGGATGGCGCGTCGGCGGGGATCAAAAAGCCTTCGTTTTGCTCTGAGTGGCCATGGCCGGAGAACCAGATCAGCAGTCGCGCTT from Magnetofaba australis IT-1 harbors:
- a CDS encoding caspase family protein is translated as MTPLRRSLGAFARSLALPLALTLWSSAACAQEPERGLRVTPLPASAMASDSGPLYSDSQALVIGVNRYNRSSWPNLTNAVADAREVAAALRRVGFHARLLANPDLAQLESALKRFFIEHGDDPEARLLIWFSGHGHSEQNEGFLIPADAPSPEAGAQFRFNTLSLRRFGELMRLAKAKHILAVFDACFAGSVFESARSAQPPAISRATGLPVRQFLTSGDAGQSVSDDGLFRRLFVDALRGQRQADFNQDGFLTGSELGMFLSDRISNYTHNSQTPRYGKLRDPDFDRGDFVFQLAARKPEAPSASQSNLAAAASQPAPPPLVDGVWREPRTGIPFVWIPGDCEPAASAKPCAPGFWLSQFEITNAQFRLFDAQHDSGAFEGLTLNTPQQPVVRVSHAQAQAFAQWLSADAPARFVLPSAQQWRRAAHQFDAANGADCTATNLLDQSARKHFSRFPWLFAPCADGYVISAPAMDAANATPRHLRGNVFEWIAEPSPANKSQYLGGSWRTPRPSARDDLLFRADAQHSADDLGFRLAATHLPGATHD
- a CDS encoding IS110 family transposase, translating into MSNHIENGQVRVLGIDLGKSVFQLHGVDARGKSVLKQRLKRDKLLEFMAQLPPCLVGMEASSGAHHWARKFQGYGHETRLMAPQYVKPYVKRHKNDSVDAEAICEAVQRPNMRFVGIKSVAQQEILALHRIRSLAVKNRTALVNQIRGLLAEYGIVFPKSIKQARRAIVLILSDESLELSPLFLRLLEEECEELTRLDERIAMYDNEIEALAKADPQCRLLMTIPGVGPITATALLASVGDVRAFKNGRELSAWIGLVPNQHSTGGKAWLTGISKRGNGYLRTLLIHGARAVLRVAEKKPDRRSRWVVSVSERRGANKAVVALANRMARSAWAMLVKQEAYQVRATV
- a CDS encoding zinc ABC transporter substrate-binding protein, coding for MFHLFNLLFMRATRSLQLIFTLVGALMLSAQSVAAKPRVVASIQPIHSIASVVMAGVGEPTLLVAGGGSPHDAALRPSQARALAKADVVFWVGPTLESFLVKSLATLGQNAHSAPLIETHGLSLQHMRRGGVWGEGHHHHHADHDAAHEDHDAHDHEAQEHADHDAHDHEAHEHEDHDEHDHKAQEHADPDHAMGAQEGSTGETAAMDPHIWLDPHNGAVMAAHMAAVLGKADPANAALYTENARRFAQNLAQWEAHARTRLAPLRGAPYLVFHDAYHAFEAHFGLTPVGAISISPERRPGAKRLHELRRIVQQRNARCLFSEPQFPSAIAQSVIEGSAARLGVLDPLGAELKPGPDAYLQLLDQLVESLTACLGAEAASH